Proteins encoded within one genomic window of Macaca fascicularis isolate 582-1 chromosome 16, T2T-MFA8v1.1:
- the LUC7L3 gene encoding luc7-like protein 3 isoform X7, protein MISAAQLLDELMGRDRNLAPDEKRSNVRWDHESVCKYYLCGFCPAELFTNTRSDLGPCEKIHDENLRKQYEKSSRFMKVGYERDFLRYLQSLLAEVERRIRRGHARLALSQNQQSSGAAGPTGKNEEKIQVLTDKIDVLLQQIEELGSEGKVEEAQGMMKLVEQLKEERELLRSTTSTIESFAAQEKQMEVCEVCGAFLIVGDAQSRVDDHLMGKQHMGYAKIKATVEELKEKLRKRTEEPDRDERLKKEKQEREEREKEREREREERERKRRREEEEREKERARDRERRKRSRSRSRHSSRTSDRRCSRSRDHKRSRSRERRRSRSRDRRRSRSHDRSERKHRSRSRDRRRSKSRDRKSYKHRSKSRDREQDRKSKEKVQRKYAQMKMELSRVRRHTKASSEGKDSVVLQNILRYIVLSQLFCSRLVPPLVCLFGNYCPHL, encoded by the exons GTTTGTAAATATTATCTCTGTGGTTTTTGTCCTGCGGAATTGTTCACAAATACACGTTCTGATCTTG GTCCATGTGAAAAAATTCATGATGAAAATCTACGAAAACA GTATGAGAAGAGCTCTCGTTTCATGAAAGTTGGCTATGAGAGAGATTTTTTGCGATACTTGCAGAGCTTACTTGCAGAAGTAGAACGTAGGATCAGACGAGGCCATGCTCGTTTGGCATTGTCTCAAAACCAGCAGTCTTCCGGG GCCGCTGGCCCAACaggcaaaaatgaagaaaaaattcaggTTTTAACAGACAAAATTGATGTACTTCTGCAACAG ATTGAAGAATTAGGGTCTGAAGGAAAAGTAGAAGAAGCCCAGGGGATGATGAAATTAGTTGAACAattaaaagaagagagagaactgCTTAGGTCCACAACCTCG ACAATTGAAAGTTTTGCTgcacaagaaaaacaaatggaagtttGTGAAGTGTGTGGAGCCTTTTTAATAGTAGGAgatgcccagtctcgggtagatGACCATTTGATGGGAAAACAACACATGGGCTATGCCAAAATTAAAGCTACTGTAGAAGAATTAAaa GAGAAGTTAAGGAAAAGAACTGAAGAACCTGATCGTGATGAGCGTCTAAAAAAGgagaagcaagaaagagaagaaagagaaaaagaacgggagagagaaagggaagaaagagaaaggaaaagacgaagggaagaggaagaaagagaaaaagaaagggctcgtgacagagaaagaagaaagagaagtcgTTCACGAAGTAGACACTCAAGCCGAACATCAGACAGAAGATGCAGCAGGTCTCGGGACCACAAAAGGTCACGAAGTAGAGAAAGAAGGCGAAGCAG AAGTAGAGATCGACGAAGAAGCAGAAGCCATGATCGatcagaaagaaaacatagatCTCGAAGTCGGGATCGAAGAAGATCAAAAAGCCGGGATCGAAAGTCATATAAGCACAGGAGCAAAAGTCGGGACAGAGAACAAGATAGAAAATCCAAGGAGAAAG TGCAGCGTAAGTATGCACAGATGAAGATGGAACTAAGCCGAgtaagaagacatacaaaagcCTCTTCTGAAGGAAAAGACAGTGTAGTCCTGCAAAACATTTTGAGGTACATTGTTTTGTCTCAGCTATTTTGTAGCAGACTCGTGCCCCCATTAGTGTGCCTCTTTGGAAATTATTGCCCACATTTGTAA
- the LUC7L3 gene encoding luc7-like protein 3 isoform X12, translating to MKVGYERDFLRYLQSLLAEVERRIRRGHARLALSQNQQSSGAAGPTGKNEEKIQVLTDKIDVLLQQIEELGSEGKVEEAQGMMKLVEQLKEERELLRSTTSTIESFAAQEKQMEVCEVCGAFLIVGDAQSRVDDHLMGKQHMGYAKIKATVEELKEKLRKRTEEPDRDERLKKEKQEREEREKEREREREERERKRRREEEEREKERARDRERRKRSRSRSRHSSRTSDRRCSRSRDHKRSRSRERRRSRSRDRRRSRSHDRSERKHRSRSRDRRRSKSRDRKSYKHRSKSRDREQDRKSKEKEKRGSDDKKSSVKSGSREKQSEDTNTESKESDTKNEVNGTSEDIKSEVQRKYAQMKMELSRVRRHTKASSEGKDSVVLQNILRYIVLSQLFCSRLVPPLVCLFGNYCPHL from the exons ATGAAAGTTGGCTATGAGAGAGATTTTTTGCGATACTTGCAGAGCTTACTTGCAGAAGTAGAACGTAGGATCAGACGAGGCCATGCTCGTTTGGCATTGTCTCAAAACCAGCAGTCTTCCGGG GCCGCTGGCCCAACaggcaaaaatgaagaaaaaattcaggTTTTAACAGACAAAATTGATGTACTTCTGCAACAG ATTGAAGAATTAGGGTCTGAAGGAAAAGTAGAAGAAGCCCAGGGGATGATGAAATTAGTTGAACAattaaaagaagagagagaactgCTTAGGTCCACAACCTCG ACAATTGAAAGTTTTGCTgcacaagaaaaacaaatggaagtttGTGAAGTGTGTGGAGCCTTTTTAATAGTAGGAgatgcccagtctcgggtagatGACCATTTGATGGGAAAACAACACATGGGCTATGCCAAAATTAAAGCTACTGTAGAAGAATTAAaa GAGAAGTTAAGGAAAAGAACTGAAGAACCTGATCGTGATGAGCGTCTAAAAAAGgagaagcaagaaagagaagaaagagaaaaagaacgggagagagaaagggaagaaagagaaaggaaaagacgaagggaagaggaagaaagagaaaaagaaagggctcgtgacagagaaagaagaaagagaagtcgTTCACGAAGTAGACACTCAAGCCGAACATCAGACAGAAGATGCAGCAGGTCTCGGGACCACAAAAGGTCACGAAGTAGAGAAAGAAGGCGAAGCAG AAGTAGAGATCGACGAAGAAGCAGAAGCCATGATCGatcagaaagaaaacatagatCTCGAAGTCGGGATCGAAGAAGATCAAAAAGCCGGGATCGAAAGTCATATAAGCACAGGAGCAAAAGTCGGGACAGAGAACAAGATAGAAAATCCAAGGAGAAAG AAAAGAGGGGATCTGATGATAAAAAAAGTAGTGTGAAGTCCGGTAGTCGAGAAAAGCAGAGTGAAGACACAAACACTGAATCGAAGGAAAGTGATACTAAGAATGAGGTCAATGGGACCAGTGAAGACATTAAATCTGAAG TGCAGCGTAAGTATGCACAGATGAAGATGGAACTAAGCCGAgtaagaagacatacaaaagcCTCTTCTGAAGGAAAAGACAGTGTAGTCCTGCAAAACATTTTGAGGTACATTGTTTTGTCTCAGCTATTTTGTAGCAGACTCGTGCCCCCATTAGTGTGCCTCTTTGGAAATTATTGCCCACATTTGTAA
- the LUC7L3 gene encoding luc7-like protein 3 isoform X9 — protein sequence MISAAQLLDELMGRDRNLAPDEKRSNVRWDHESVCKYYLCGFCPAELFTNTRSDLGPCEKIHDENLRKQYEKSSRFMKVGYERDFLRYLQSLLAEVERRIRRGHARLALSQNQQSSGAAGPTGKNEEKIQVLTDKIDVLLQQIEELGSEGKVEEAQGMMKLVEQLKEERELLRSTTSTIESFAAQEKQMEVCEVCGAFLIVGDAQSRVDDHLMGKQHMGYAKIKATVEELKEKLRKRTEEPDRDERLKKEKQEREEREKEREREREERERKRRREEEEREKERARDRERRKRSRSRSRHSSRTSDRRCSRSRDHKRSRSRERRRSSRDRRRSRSHDRSERKHRSRSRDRRRSKSRDRKSYKHRSKSRDREQDRKSKEKEKRGSDDKKSSVKSGSREKQSEDTNTESKESDTKNEVNGTSEDIKSEGDTQSN from the exons GTTTGTAAATATTATCTCTGTGGTTTTTGTCCTGCGGAATTGTTCACAAATACACGTTCTGATCTTG GTCCATGTGAAAAAATTCATGATGAAAATCTACGAAAACA GTATGAGAAGAGCTCTCGTTTCATGAAAGTTGGCTATGAGAGAGATTTTTTGCGATACTTGCAGAGCTTACTTGCAGAAGTAGAACGTAGGATCAGACGAGGCCATGCTCGTTTGGCATTGTCTCAAAACCAGCAGTCTTCCGGG GCCGCTGGCCCAACaggcaaaaatgaagaaaaaattcaggTTTTAACAGACAAAATTGATGTACTTCTGCAACAG ATTGAAGAATTAGGGTCTGAAGGAAAAGTAGAAGAAGCCCAGGGGATGATGAAATTAGTTGAACAattaaaagaagagagagaactgCTTAGGTCCACAACCTCG ACAATTGAAAGTTTTGCTgcacaagaaaaacaaatggaagtttGTGAAGTGTGTGGAGCCTTTTTAATAGTAGGAgatgcccagtctcgggtagatGACCATTTGATGGGAAAACAACACATGGGCTATGCCAAAATTAAAGCTACTGTAGAAGAATTAAaa GAGAAGTTAAGGAAAAGAACTGAAGAACCTGATCGTGATGAGCGTCTAAAAAAGgagaagcaagaaagagaagaaagagaaaaagaacgggagagagaaagggaagaaagagaaaggaaaagacgaagggaagaggaagaaagagaaaaagaaagggctcgtgacagagaaagaagaaagagaagtcgTTCACGAAGTAGACACTCAAGCCGAACATCAGACAGAAGATGCAGCAGGTCTCGGGACCACAAAAGGTCACGAAGTAGAGAAAGAAGGCGAAGCAG TAGAGATCGACGAAGAAGCAGAAGCCATGATCGatcagaaagaaaacatagatCTCGAAGTCGGGATCGAAGAAGATCAAAAAGCCGGGATCGAAAGTCATATAAGCACAGGAGCAAAAGTCGGGACAGAGAACAAGATAGAAAATCCAAGGAGAAAG AAAAGAGGGGATCTGATGATAAAAAAAGTAGTGTGAAGTCCGGTAGTCGAGAAAAGCAGAGTGAAGACACAAACACTGAATCGAAGGAAAGTGATACTAAGAATGAGGTCAATGGGACCAGTGAAGACATTAAATCTGAAGGTGACACTCAGTCCAATTAA
- the LUC7L3 gene encoding luc7-like protein 3 isoform X8: MISAAQLLDELMGRDRNLAPDEKRSNVRWDHESVCKYYLCGFCPAELFTNTRSDLGPCEKIHDENLRKQYEKSSRFMKVGYERDFLRYLQSLLAEVERRIRRGHARLALSQNQQSSGAAGPTGKNEEKIQVLTDKIDVLLQQIEELGSEGKVEEAQGMMKLVEQLKEERELLRSTTSTIESFAAQEKQMEVCEVCGAFLIVGDAQSRVDDHLMGKQHMGYAKIKATVEELKEKLRKRTEEPDRDERLKKEKQEREEREKEREREREERERKRRREEEEREKERARDRERRKRSRSRSRHSSRTSDRRCSRSRDHKRSRSRERRRSRSRDRRRSRSHDRSERKHRSRSRDRRRSKSRDRKSYKHRSKSRDREQDRKSKEKEKRGSDDKKSSVKSGSREKQSEDTNTESKESDTKNEVNGTSEDIKSEGDTQSN; encoded by the exons GTTTGTAAATATTATCTCTGTGGTTTTTGTCCTGCGGAATTGTTCACAAATACACGTTCTGATCTTG GTCCATGTGAAAAAATTCATGATGAAAATCTACGAAAACA GTATGAGAAGAGCTCTCGTTTCATGAAAGTTGGCTATGAGAGAGATTTTTTGCGATACTTGCAGAGCTTACTTGCAGAAGTAGAACGTAGGATCAGACGAGGCCATGCTCGTTTGGCATTGTCTCAAAACCAGCAGTCTTCCGGG GCCGCTGGCCCAACaggcaaaaatgaagaaaaaattcaggTTTTAACAGACAAAATTGATGTACTTCTGCAACAG ATTGAAGAATTAGGGTCTGAAGGAAAAGTAGAAGAAGCCCAGGGGATGATGAAATTAGTTGAACAattaaaagaagagagagaactgCTTAGGTCCACAACCTCG ACAATTGAAAGTTTTGCTgcacaagaaaaacaaatggaagtttGTGAAGTGTGTGGAGCCTTTTTAATAGTAGGAgatgcccagtctcgggtagatGACCATTTGATGGGAAAACAACACATGGGCTATGCCAAAATTAAAGCTACTGTAGAAGAATTAAaa GAGAAGTTAAGGAAAAGAACTGAAGAACCTGATCGTGATGAGCGTCTAAAAAAGgagaagcaagaaagagaagaaagagaaaaagaacgggagagagaaagggaagaaagagaaaggaaaagacgaagggaagaggaagaaagagaaaaagaaagggctcgtgacagagaaagaagaaagagaagtcgTTCACGAAGTAGACACTCAAGCCGAACATCAGACAGAAGATGCAGCAGGTCTCGGGACCACAAAAGGTCACGAAGTAGAGAAAGAAGGCGAAGCAG AAGTAGAGATCGACGAAGAAGCAGAAGCCATGATCGatcagaaagaaaacatagatCTCGAAGTCGGGATCGAAGAAGATCAAAAAGCCGGGATCGAAAGTCATATAAGCACAGGAGCAAAAGTCGGGACAGAGAACAAGATAGAAAATCCAAGGAGAAAG AAAAGAGGGGATCTGATGATAAAAAAAGTAGTGTGAAGTCCGGTAGTCGAGAAAAGCAGAGTGAAGACACAAACACTGAATCGAAGGAAAGTGATACTAAGAATGAGGTCAATGGGACCAGTGAAGACATTAAATCTGAAGGTGACACTCAGTCCAATTAA
- the LUC7L3 gene encoding luc7-like protein 3 isoform X13 — protein MISAAQLLDELMGRDRNLAPDEKRSNVRWDHESVCKYYLCGFCPAELFTNTRSDLGPCEKIHDENLRKQYEKSSRFMKVGYERDFLRYLQSLLAEVERRIRRGHARLALSQNQQSSGAAGPTGKNEEKIQVLTDKIDVLLQQIEELGSEGKVEEAQGMMKLVEQLKEERELLRSTTSTIESFAAQEKQMEVCEVCGAFLIVGDAQSRVDDHLMGKQHMGYAKIKATVEELKEKLRKRTEEPDRDERLKKEKQEREEREKEREREREERERKRRREEEEREKERARDRERRKRSRSRSRHSSRTSDRRCSRSRDHKRSRSRERRRSRSRDRRRSRSHDRSERKHRSRSRDRRRSKSRDRKSYKHRSKSRDREQDRKSKEKGQKIRLLD, from the exons GTTTGTAAATATTATCTCTGTGGTTTTTGTCCTGCGGAATTGTTCACAAATACACGTTCTGATCTTG GTCCATGTGAAAAAATTCATGATGAAAATCTACGAAAACA GTATGAGAAGAGCTCTCGTTTCATGAAAGTTGGCTATGAGAGAGATTTTTTGCGATACTTGCAGAGCTTACTTGCAGAAGTAGAACGTAGGATCAGACGAGGCCATGCTCGTTTGGCATTGTCTCAAAACCAGCAGTCTTCCGGG GCCGCTGGCCCAACaggcaaaaatgaagaaaaaattcaggTTTTAACAGACAAAATTGATGTACTTCTGCAACAG ATTGAAGAATTAGGGTCTGAAGGAAAAGTAGAAGAAGCCCAGGGGATGATGAAATTAGTTGAACAattaaaagaagagagagaactgCTTAGGTCCACAACCTCG ACAATTGAAAGTTTTGCTgcacaagaaaaacaaatggaagtttGTGAAGTGTGTGGAGCCTTTTTAATAGTAGGAgatgcccagtctcgggtagatGACCATTTGATGGGAAAACAACACATGGGCTATGCCAAAATTAAAGCTACTGTAGAAGAATTAAaa GAGAAGTTAAGGAAAAGAACTGAAGAACCTGATCGTGATGAGCGTCTAAAAAAGgagaagcaagaaagagaagaaagagaaaaagaacgggagagagaaagggaagaaagagaaaggaaaagacgaagggaagaggaagaaagagaaaaagaaagggctcgtgacagagaaagaagaaagagaagtcgTTCACGAAGTAGACACTCAAGCCGAACATCAGACAGAAGATGCAGCAGGTCTCGGGACCACAAAAGGTCACGAAGTAGAGAAAGAAGGCGAAGCAG AAGTAGAGATCGACGAAGAAGCAGAAGCCATGATCGatcagaaagaaaacatagatCTCGAAGTCGGGATCGAAGAAGATCAAAAAGCCGGGATCGAAAGTCATATAAGCACAGGAGCAAAAGTCGGGACAGAGAACAAGATAGAAAATCCAAGGAGAAAG GGCAGAAGATAAGATTATTGGACTGA